In the Pseudonocardia sediminis genome, GCCGGTGGTGGCCGCCTCCTCGATCTCCTTGCCGTCGACCGAGGCCGACAGGTCGATCTGGACGAAGTCGCCCGCGGCCGCGGCGCGCTCGACGCCGGTCAGCGTGCCGAACCGGGCACGGAGCTGGTCGAGCTGCTCGGTGACGGCGTCGTCGGTGACCTCGACCTCGTCGACCTCGACCTTCAGCGAGTCCAGGTCGGGCAGCGCGATCTCCGGGCGGACGTCGACCTCGGCGGTGAACGTGAGCCGCTCGTTGTCGGCGATCTCGGTGACCTCGATGTCGGGGCGGCCGATCGGCGTCACGTCGTCGGCGCCGCTGACGGCCTCCGAGTACTTGTTCGGGATCGCGGCGTTGACGACCTCGTCGAGCACGACACCACGGCCGAGCCGGGCCTCGATGACCCGCGCCGGGACCTTGCCCGGGCGGAAGCCCGGGATCTTGACCTGCTTGGCGATGTTCTTGTACGCGCGGTCGAAGTCGGGCTTGAGCTCGTCGAACGGCACCTCGACGTTGATCCTGACGCGCGTCGGGCTGAGGTGCTCGACGGTGCTCTTCACGGTGGGACTCCTTGACGGTGCTGACTTCAGGTACAGGTCGCGCCGCGGCGACCCTGACGCCCCGATGACGTCGCGGTGTCTTCACCGCCCGTCGCGGTAGACGCGACGACGAACGTCAGGGGCTCGCGCGAGTCTAGGCGAGAGCGGTGCGGGCGGGTCGGGCCGGGCGTTCAGGCCGGTCCGTCGGCGCCGGTCCCCCGGTGCCACAGAGCACGCCGGCCGGCCCACGGCTCCTGCCGCGCGGGGACCGAGACGGCGTCGGCGGCGCCCACGTCGGAGAACGTCACCTCGACCGCGACCGGCCCGAGTACCGAGCGCACCCGGCCGGCGATCTCGTCGGCCAGGCCCGGGAACGGGTGCCCCAGCCGGACCACGACGGCGACCTCCGTCGGCTCGTCGGCGAGGCCGACGCGCACGCCGGCCAGATGGTGGCCGGGGAGATAGGAGGCGATGCTGCCGAACGGGCCGCCGTCGAGCCGGATGACGGCGGGGTGGCCGAGGACCGCGGCCGCCACGTCGGCGGCGTGTGCGTCCGGCCCGTCGACCGGGCGGATGGACGCGTGCACGGGCTCGTCGGTCACGGGGACGGACTCTAGCCCGGACACGCAGCCCGGACATGCGAACGGCACCCCGGCCGTGACCGGGGTGCCGTTCGGGGGTCGAGAAGAAAGGCCTTACTTCTTGAAGGCGTCCTTGATCTTCTCGCCGGCCTGCTTGAGGCTGCTCTTGGCCTGGTCGTTCTTGCCCTGGGCCTCGAGGCCCTCGTCGCCGGTGAGCTTGCCGACGCCTTCCTTGAGCTTGCCGCCCAGCTCTTCCTTCTTGTGGTCGGCCTTGTCGTCTGCGCCCATGCCGGTCGCCTCCTTCGAGCGTTCGACGGGCACCCGCGAGCGCGGACGTCTACCGTCTTACCTCTACTTCGATACCCGTCCCCGGTGGATGCTCACGCCTTTGTGACGGGCGTCACCATGCTCCGGGGTTTCACCCCGACGACGGACGGGACCCGGTTGCACGCCACGACGGACTTCGTACGCGACGACGCGTCGCCGGGTCCCGCCGCGACCGCGCCCCCGCCCGCCCCGCGCGCCGCCCCGGCCGCCCGCGCCGCGCTGGACGAGACGACGCTCGTCGTCCGGGCGCAGGAGGGCGACGTGCACGCGTTCGAGGAGCTCGCGCGCCGCCACCAGGACGCGCTCTTCCGGGTCGCGGTCCGCGTGCTGGGCAACCGCACCGACGCCGAGGACGCGCTGCAGGAGGCACTGCTCGACGCCTGGAAGAAGATCGGCTCGTTCCGGGGCGAGGCGGCGTTCTCCACCTGGATGTACCGGATCGTGACCAACCGCTGCACCGCCCTGCTGCGCCGCAGCCGCCCGACCGTGCCGGTCTCGGAGGTCGGCGAGGACGTGCTGGCCTCGACCGGGTCGCGCTCCCCCGAGCGCGCCGCCGAGGTCGACGCCGAGATGGCGGCACTCTCACGCGTGCTCGGGCGCCTGCCCGACGACCAGCGGACGTGCTGGGTGCTGCGTGAGCTGGAGGGACTGGGCTACGCGGAGATCGCCGAGATCACCGGCGCCGGGGAGACCGCCGTCCGCGGCCGGATCCACCGGGCCCGGACGGCACTGGCCGAGGGGATGCGGGAATGGCGATGAAGTGCACGGACCCCGCGGGGCTCGTCCCGGACGGCGGCAGCCCCGCCGAGGTCCCCGGGACCGATCCCGGATCGGCGGCGGCCGAGCCGCTGGCGTGCGGCCGGGACGCGGCGCTGGTCTGGGACCACGCCGAGGACGGCGAGCTCGACGAGCACGAGCGCACCTGCCCGCACTGCCGCTCGACCGTCTCCGACCGGGAGAGCCTGGGCGGGCTGGTCGGGCGGATGGCGCAGCAGCGTCTGCGCCCTCCCCCGAACGTCCTCGAACAGGTGATGGGCGCGGTCGTGGCCGACTTACGCCCGCACGACCTGCTGTCCCTGGGCGACGGCGCGTGGCTGAGCCGGCCCGCCGCCGCGGCCGCACTGCGCCACGTCGTCGACTCGATGGGCGGTCTCCGGGCCCGCAGCTGCCGGATCGAGCAGAGCAGCGGCCCGGACGCGGCACTCCCCCTGCGGGTCGCCGTCACCGTCACCGCGCGGTTCGGGGTGGACCTGGCGTCGGTGACCGCGCGGGTCCGGCAGATGATGATCTCGGCCGGGGACCGGGCGCTCGGCGTGCCGGTGGCCCGGGTGGACATCCACGTCGAGGACGTCTGGGACGAGCGGGAGGACGCGTGAGAGAGCCCGAGGGCGGGAGCGCCGCCCCGCCGGTCCGCTACCACGTCGGCGACCTCGCGGTGGCCCGGATCGCGGCCCGCCGCGCCCGGACCGTCCCCGGGGTCGTGACGCTGCGGGCCGACCTGTCGCAGACGCTGCTCGGACTGGCCGGGACCTGGCTGAGCCCGGACCCGGTGCCGGCGGAGCTGCGCGCCGAGGGCGTCGCCGTGGCGGTGCGCGGGGACCGGGCCGACGTGCGGGTCACGGTCGTCACCGAGCTCGGGCACAACTGTCGTGACCTGGCCGCCACGGTGCAGCACGAGGTCGGCGCCGCGGTCCGCGAGACGACCGGGCTGGACGCCGACGTCCGCGTCACGATCGCCGACATCGAGCTGCCCTGACGCCGGAGGGCCCGCTCGGGGCGCCTGGACTCGGCGCCGTCGGGACTGAGGCCCTGTCGGGACTCAGGGCCTGTTGAGTACGCAGTCCCCGCACTTCCCGCCGCCGGGCACCCGGTAGTACAGACAGCAGGAGCGCCGCCGGAACCCCCACTCGGTGTCGGCCACCCCGGGCTCCAGCACCAGCAGCCTCCCGGTCCCGGACAGCGACGGGTGCTCCAGCAACGCCCCCAGCACGCCCAGCAGGGCCGGTCGCGATCCCGGACGGGCGGAGTCGAGCACCCGCGCCGACCCCGCCAGGGCCGACGCGACGTTGCCCCACAGCACGTGGCCGGACACCGCGACCAGCCCGCGCACCGCCTCCACGAGCGGGGCCAGCTGCGCGTCCACCAGCTCGGCGCCGAGGACGGCGGCCGCACCGCCCGGGTCCTCGGCCGGGTCCGGGGTGCTCGCGCCGCCGGCGCCGGTGAGTCCCGGGGCCCACGGGTCGTCGCCGCCCGGACGCCGGCTCAGACCGGCGAGATCCGGGAGCACCGCGTGCAGGACGACCGCGGCCAGCGGCGCCGAGACCAGCCGCGCGACCAGGCCCTGAAAGCCGATCGACGCCGCGACCCGCTCGTCCGAGCCGAGGCTCTGCCGCACCCGGGCGATCCGGTCGGAGAGCGGCCGGGGGTCGGCGTGCAGCCGGGCGAACGGCTCGGCGCCGCCGCCGTCGAGGACCGGCAGCGCGAAGAACGGGCCGACCGCCGCCACGTCGTCGAGGGCGGCGGTCACGTCGACGGGCGCGCGGCCGGAGGGTGCGGTGGTGGGTCGGGCGGTCACGCCACCATCCTCGCCCGTTCGGACCTCCGTCGCCGCGTCCGGCCCTCACCCACCGTGTCCGGCTCCGGCTACATCCGTGCCCACCTGCTGCGGGTCGTCCACAGCTCACCGCCGGGACACGGTCCCGCAACCCGGATGTGCTGCGATGGCGGGCGCTCCACATCACAACCGTGTGCAGCGATCATCGGTGGCGCAGGTGGGCGGCTGCGTGCGACCCTTTCACCTCCCAGACCGCACTCGCCGGGGTGTG is a window encoding:
- a CDS encoding Asp23/Gls24 family envelope stress response protein, with the translated sequence MREPEGGSAAPPVRYHVGDLAVARIAARRARTVPGVVTLRADLSQTLLGLAGTWLSPDPVPAELRAEGVAVAVRGDRADVRVTVVTELGHNCRDLAATVQHEVGAAVRETTGLDADVRVTIADIELP
- a CDS encoding RNA polymerase sigma factor, giving the protein MHATTDFVRDDASPGPAATAPPPAPRAAPAARAALDETTLVVRAQEGDVHAFEELARRHQDALFRVAVRVLGNRTDAEDALQEALLDAWKKIGSFRGEAAFSTWMYRIVTNRCTALLRRSRPTVPVSEVGEDVLASTGSRSPERAAEVDAEMAALSRVLGRLPDDQRTCWVLRELEGLGYAEIAEITGAGETAVRGRIHRARTALAEGMREWR
- a CDS encoding Asp23/Gls24 family envelope stress response protein yields the protein MKCTDPAGLVPDGGSPAEVPGTDPGSAAAEPLACGRDAALVWDHAEDGELDEHERTCPHCRSTVSDRESLGGLVGRMAQQRLRPPPNVLEQVMGAVVADLRPHDLLSLGDGAWLSRPAAAAALRHVVDSMGGLRARSCRIEQSSGPDAALPLRVAVTVTARFGVDLASVTARVRQMMISAGDRALGVPVARVDIHVEDVWDEREDA
- a CDS encoding CsbD family protein is translated as MGADDKADHKKEELGGKLKEGVGKLTGDEGLEAQGKNDQAKSSLKQAGEKIKDAFKK
- a CDS encoding (2Fe-2S)-binding protein, whose translation is MTARPTTAPSGRAPVDVTAALDDVAAVGPFFALPVLDGGGAEPFARLHADPRPLSDRIARVRQSLGSDERVAASIGFQGLVARLVSAPLAAVVLHAVLPDLAGLSRRPGGDDPWAPGLTGAGGASTPDPAEDPGGAAAVLGAELVDAQLAPLVEAVRGLVAVSGHVLWGNVASALAGSARVLDSARPGSRPALLGVLGALLEHPSLSGTGRLLVLEPGVADTEWGFRRRSCCLYYRVPGGGKCGDCVLNRP